A single window of Gossypium arboreum isolate Shixiya-1 chromosome 13, ASM2569848v2, whole genome shotgun sequence DNA harbors:
- the LOC108461502 gene encoding uncharacterized protein LOC108461502: MEPVVATVSGYHGLERFNLIKLISIAGASYIGCLTQSTTHLVCWRFEGRKYELAKKLKTIIVNHRWIEDCIKEGKRLPEGPYMLRSGEEMGPLLLEIPDVAKGDALTKKCKVFSDKSNVHDGVGNETTDVDRGASGLSGWSKSALLDENLFQEHGRNSSHKLKSKAFRKSPTEENLFSGGNCFQETSSTGFSREEHEELFSYASVPPMRNKRKISKNKEPSAHCSAQLMREERDIPNGSRGTSLAESSKRKGRRLVKNVNRESVVFDISDSDQECHPPLRVHKPYVGVTSPSGHSVDRIVSLSQIGGPSYRDFSEHIRLDEEIEEVEEIKLRNKGPPSNDLTSPGKGAQPVSGRTSPDRCSDAERENQDVTSRLSTSMNLSCVICWTEFSPTRGVLPCGHRFCYSCIQEWADKMTSRRKAPCCPLCKAIFMSITKVEDAAISDQKIFSQTIPCATSTLDVSVISDQERTGFGAQSSAASVCIKCRLREPEDLLISCHFCQIRNIHRYCLDPPLLPWTCIHCQDIERLNPYIF; this comes from the exons atggaacCAGTGGTGGCAACGGTGAGTGGATACCACGGCTTGGAACGGTTCAACCTAATCAAGCTCATATCTATTGCCGGTGCCAGTTATATCGGCTGTTTGACTCAATCAACCACTCATTTG GTATGTTGGAGATTTGAAGGAAGGAAATATGAGCTTGCTAAGAAGTTAAAGACGATAATCGTAAATCATCGATGGATTGAAGATTGTATAAAGGAAGGAAAGCGTTTGCCTGAGGGTCCTTATATGTTGCGAAG TGGAGAAGAAATGGGACCTTTGTTGCTGGAGATTCCTGATGTTGCTAAGGGAGATGCCTTGACTAAGAAGTGCAAAGTGTTTTCTGACAAATCTAATGTTCATGATGGGGTTGGAAATGAAACAACTGATGTTGACCGTGGAGCTTCTGGCTTATCTGGTTGGTCCAAATCTGCATTGTTGGATGAG AATCTTTTTCAAGAGCATGGGAGAAACAGTTCCCATAAACTGAAATCTAAAGCATTTAGAAAGTCTCCGACGGAGGAAAATTTGTTTAGTGGTGGCAACTGCTTTCAGGAGACTAGTTCAACTGGATTTTCTCGGGAGGAG CATGAAGAGTTGTTTTCTTATGCTTCGGTGCCTCCAATGAGGAACAAAAGGAAGATCTCAAAGAACAAAGAACCAAGTGCTCATTGTTCCGCTCAGCTGATGAGGGAAGAAAGAGATATTCCTAATGGTAGCAGAGGCACTTCTTTGGCCGAATCTTCTAAGAGAAAAGGACGGAGGCTTGTGAAAAATGTCAATAGAGAATCAGTAGTGTTTGACATTTCAGACTCTGACCAAGAGTGCCATCCACCCCTCAGAGTACATAAGCCATACGTTGGAGTTACAAGTCCATCTGGGCATTCGGTTGATAGGATTGTTAGTTTATCTCAAATTGGAGGACCATCTTATCGTGACTTCAGTGAGCATATCAGAttagatgaagaaattgaagaagttgaGGAGATCAAATTGAGGAATAAGGGACCTCCTTCCAATGATTTAACTTCACCAGGGAAGGGTGCACAACCTGTCTCTGGAAGAACTTCACCAGATAGGTGCTCTGATGCTGAGAGAGAGAACCAAGATGTTACTTCCAGATTATCCACATCAATGAATTTATCTTGTGTTATATGTTGGACTGAGTTTAGTCCAACAAGAGGGGTTTTGCCTTGTGGACATCGATTTTGTTATTCATGTATCCAAGAATGGGCTGACAAAATG ACTTCAAGGAGAAAGGCTCCATGTTGTCCCTTGTGCAAGGCAATTTTCATGAGCATCACAAAAGTGGAGGATGCAGCCATCTCAGATCAAAAGATTTTCTCCCAAACCATTCCTTGTGCCACATCAACATTGGATGTTTCTGTTATTTCTGATCAAGAAAGAACTGGTTTTGGTGCTCAG TCCTCAGCAGCTTCTGTTTGCATCAAGTGCCGTCTGCGAGAACCCGAGGATCTTCTTATCAGCTGTCATTTTTGTCAGATACGAAATATCCATAGATACTGTCTTGATCCTCCTTTATTACCCTGGACTTGTATTCACTGCCAGGATATTGAGAGGCTCAACCCTTACATCTTCTAA
- the LOC108461503 gene encoding uncharacterized protein LOC108461503: MADVQRIYSANRFDYVLLDEIGNGGSATVYRAFYLPLNAVVAVKCLDLDRCNNGSLENIRLETQTMSCVDHPNLVRAYSSFVVDRNLWVVMPFMSVGSCLHAMKKAHPNGLEEIEICFILKETLKALDYLHRQGHIHRDVKAGNILVDSNGAVKLSDFGVSACMFDSGDRQRCRNTFTGTPCWMAPEVMQAETGYDSKADIWSFGITALELAHGHPPLSEYPPLKVLLMTVQNAPPRLGDKKFSKSFKDMVAMCLVKDPKKRPTAGKLLKHSFFKHAKPPELSLKKLLADFRPPLNPVKVLQIQNSESAQQLSSKNMASAAEYEARSMREYQKGISAWTFDIQELKAQASTLLLDDDNDETLESRLVDNYRDGLTVMGQCNQLFPLKCQTLTKSAQF, encoded by the coding sequence ATGGCTGATGTTCAAAGGATTTACTCTGCTAACCGTTTCGATTATGTGCTTCTGGATGAGATAGGCAATGGCGGCAGCGCTACGGTATATAGAGCCTTCTACCTTCCTCTAAACGCCGTGGTGGCCGTCAAGTGCTTGGATCTGGATCGCTGCAACAATGGTAGCCTGGAAAACATACGCCTTGAAACTCAGACGATGAGTTGCGTTGATCACCCCAATCTCGTCAGAGCGTATTCGTCATTCGTTGTAGATCGTAACTTGTGGGTGGTGATGCCGTTTATGTCGGTGGGTTCTTGCTTACACGCCATGAAGAAAGCTCATCCCAATGGGTTAGAAGAGATCGAGATTTGTTTTATCCTGAAAGAAACCCTCAAGGCTTTGGATTATCTCCACCGACAAGGACATATCCATCGGGATGTCAAAGCCGGCAACATATTGGTCGATAGCAATGGCGCCGTTAAACTTTCTGATTTTGGGGTTTCGGCTTGCATGTTCGATTCAGGAGATAGGCAACGCTGCAGAAATACTTTTACGGGGACGCCTTGTTGGATGGCACCCGAAGTTATGCAAGCAGAAACTGGGTATGATTCTAAAGCTGATATATGGTCGTTTGGGATAACAGCGTTGGAACTCGCCCACGGTCATCCACCATTGTCCGAATATCCGCCGTTGAAGGTGCTTCTCATGACGGTACAGAATGCTCCTCCAAGACTTGGTGATAAGAAATTCTCCAAGTCCTTTAAAGACATGGTGGCCATGTGCCTGGTGAAAGATCCCAAGAAGAGGCCTACTGCAGGGAAATTGTTGAAGCACTCATTTTTCAAGCATGCCAAACCTCCTGAGCTTTCTCTGAAGAAGTTATTAGCTGATTTCCGGCCGCCGCTAAATCCTGTGAAAGTCCTTCAGATTCAGAACAGTGAATCTGCACAACAACTATCTTCGAAGAATATGGCATCTGCAGCAGAATATGAAGCAAGATCAATGAGAGAGTACCAAAAGGGAATTAGTGCCTGGACTTTTGATATtcaagagttgaaagcacaagcGTCAACTCTGCTGCTTGATGATGATAATGATGAAACCTTGGAATCAAGACTTGTTGATAACTACAGGGATGGATTGACAGTAATGGGGCAATGCAACCAATTGTTCCCGCTGAAATGCCAAACTCTTACGAAGTCAGCACAGTTTTAA